A genomic segment from Papaver somniferum cultivar HN1 unplaced genomic scaffold, ASM357369v1 unplaced-scaffold_3, whole genome shotgun sequence encodes:
- the LOC113341584 gene encoding uncharacterized protein LOC113341584: MESKPSTTVAKRVWSIVKIVLFMIRKGISKNNKFFMIHLQNIISKRGKVATKVIESMMSHHQNINQASQVSSYKVPRHVNCPAVYVSNNNSKQKNSKFSLSQEEMTTVNAVQKLLEMLNNEVMTENGGSTILSPHLPGFGFGRTPTVRQFRITDSPFTLKDHVVDEEECQLDEDAEEFIERFYAQLRSEKNRSASEDSSR; encoded by the coding sequence ATGGAGTCAAAACCAAGCACCACAGTAGCGAAAAGAGTATGGAGCATAGTGAAAATAGTTCTTTTCATGATAAggaaaggaatttccaaaaacaacAAATTCTTCATGATTCATCTTCAAAACATCATATCTAAACGTGGAAAAGTCGCAACTAAAGTTATAGAAAGCATGATGTCCCATCATCAAAACATTAACCAAGCTTCACAAGTTTCCTCCTACAAAGTCCCTCGACATGTAAACTGCCCAGCTGTCTACGTGAGCAACAACAACAGTAAGCAGAAAAACAGTAAATTTTCACTTTCACAAGAAGAAATGACCACAGTTAATGCTGTGCAAAAACTGTTAGAGATGTTAAATAACGAAGTAATGACGGAAAATGGCGGCTCAACTATACTTTCACCTCATTTACCTGGGTTCGGCTTTGGCCGTACTCCAACTGTGAGACAGTTTCGGATTACGGATTCTCCATTTACGTTAAAAGatcatgttgttgatgaagaggaGTGTCAACTGGATGAAGATGCCGAAGAATTTATCGAAAGATTTTATGCTCAATTAAGGTCGGAGAAAAATAGAAGTGCCTCAGAAGATTCATCAAGGTGA